AGCGCCATGAACATGTCGGCGGTCTCGCGCGTGCGCAGGTCGGCCGGGTAGTCGCCGCCTACGCCGTCGTCTTCGTAGCCGCCGAAAGGCGGGTTGGTGATGATGCAGTCCACCTTGTCGTTAGCGCTCCACTCGTTCCAGCCCACGCCCAGGGTGTTGCGGTGCTCGATCTGGCTGGGCACATCGATGCCGTGCAGTAGCATGTTGGTGGTGCACAGCAGGTGCGGTAGCTGCTTCTTCTCGATGCCACGGATCAGGCCCTCAATGGCGGCCTTGTCGGCCGGGCTGGACTTGGCCGTCAGCTGGTTACGCAGGTGATCGATGGCGGCCGTTAGAAACCCCCCGGTACCGCAGGCCGGGTCCATTACCGTCTCGCGCTTGGCCAGGCTAGGGTTCAACCGGTCGGCCATGAACTGGGTGATGGCACGCGGGGTGTAGAACTCGCCCGCGTTACCAGCTCCGCGCAGATCGTTTAGCATTTGTTCGTACACATCTCCCAGATTTGCGCGGGTCTTGAAGTCATGAAAATTGATGGCTTCTTCCAGCTTCTCTATTACCGCCAACATCTGGGTACCAGACTTCATGAAATTGTTAGCATCCTCAAAGATACTGCGCAATACCTTGTGCTGAAGGCTGGCGTTAGCATCCAAGTCTTTTAGGGTTGGAAACAACTCATTGTTGACGAAGCTGATGATCGCGCTACCAGCAATCTGAGGCTTCTTCTTACCATCAGGACCTGCCACATAGGCGGCCCAGTTGCGCCAACGCATGGCCTCGGGCAACGGAGACTTGTATTTTTTGTTGTCGTCTTCCCACTCTTCCTCTCGCTGGTCGAAAACCTTGAGGAAAAGCATCCAGGTGAGCTGTCCAAGGCGCTGGGCATCGCCATCGACACCGTCGTCTTTACGCATGATGTCCTGGATGGACTTGATCGTACTGCTGAGATTCATCTCGTTGTTCTTGAATCGTGCCGCCCGACGCTAGGTCAGGCTTGCTTCTTGTCGCTCTCTGCGTAGAGGGCTTGTTCCAGAGCCTCAACGGCTTGGGTGAATTGTTGGACGCCGCCAAAGATATCGCGCCGAATAT
This DNA window, taken from Comamonas testosteroni TK102, encodes the following:
- a CDS encoding N-6 DNA methylase, which produces MNLSSTIKSIQDIMRKDDGVDGDAQRLGQLTWMLFLKVFDQREEEWEDDNKKYKSPLPEAMRWRNWAAYVAGPDGKKKPQIAGSAIISFVNNELFPTLKDLDANASLQHKVLRSIFEDANNFMKSGTQMLAVIEKLEEAINFHDFKTRANLGDVYEQMLNDLRGAGNAGEFYTPRAITQFMADRLNPSLAKRETVMDPACGTGGFLTAAIDHLRNQLTAKSSPADKAAIEGLIRGIEKKQLPHLLCTTNMLLHGIDVPSQIEHRNTLGVGWNEWSANDKVDCIITNPPFGGYEDDGVGGDYPADLRTRETADMFMALIVKKLLKENGRAAVVLPDGFLFGEGIKATLKKLLLRDCKLHTIVRLPRGVFAPYTTIKTNLLFFTKGAVVDDGTEHFHTDTIWYYEHPYPPGYKSYSKTKPIRFEEFKPEQDWWGSEANDFADRAENELAWKVDFKTKREQAESLAKPHWDRAQKLSNEASALDNSIRDLRESIKGVSDAKQRQPVETEIDALRVQADNLRLQARDAQVAGDRLYWPIFNLDLKNPNAPEDESHDPDVLLDKYKALLGQIEETENRLKSELAAALAHHFVGEDS